GTATCATTTATGATATGAGTCCTGCACCTTCAAGAGTGCACCAAGAAATTGTAATAGAGCTTGCAACATTGATAAAGAATTATCTCAAATCTTCTAATAAGCCCTGCAAAGTTTATACAGCCCCCTTTGATGTAGTTCTAATAGAGGAAGGGCAGGATGAGAAGCAAGCAACTAACGTTGTTCAGCCTGATATATCAATCATATGCGACAAGAAAAAGCTAACTGAAAAAGGCTGTGTTGGAGTTCCTGAGATGATAATTGAGGTTGTGTCACAAAATAATCCTGCACATGATTATATTCGAAAACTTAATCTTTACACTCAATTTGGAGTCAAAGAATATTGGATTGTTAATCCATATGAACAAAACATTTTTGTGTATGTATATCGTCCAGAGACTGGATATTCATATCCAAAAGTCTACACTTTTAATGACAAAATAAAAGTTTCTCTTTTTGAAGACCTTATGATAGACTTTGCGCAAATCAAAGAGGTGTTATAAAATGCCTACCAAAACAAAAAAGAGAGGGAATAATGAAGGCAGCATATACAAAAGAAAAGATGGGCTCTGGTGCGGTCAAATCACCATAGGAAGAGATGAAAACGGCAGACAAAAGCGGCAGTATTTCTATGGCAAGACAAGACAAGAGGTTGCTGAAAAGATAGCAAAGACACTAAATGACTTAGCCAATGGAGTATATGTTGACCCTGCAAAGACAACGTTGAAAGATTGGCTTAACACATGGCTTTGGGAATATAAAAAGCAGACATTGCGACCTTCAACGTTCAAAGATTATTTGTGCTATATAGAAAGACATATAAATCCTGCCATTGGTCATTATAAGTTAAAAGATTTGAGACCTGAACATCTTCAAGCTTTGTATAATGCCAAATATCAAGAAGGTTTGAGTATAAGTACAATTAAGCAGATTCATACTGTTTTGCATTCAGCTTTAGACCAAGCTTTAAAGAATGGACTTGTCAACAGAAATGTTTCAGAGGCAACCACTTTACCAAAAGGCAAGCCAAAAAGAGAGATAAGGATACTAAGTTTAGAAGAACAACAAAGATTTATTGCAGCTTTGGAAGGGGAAAGATTAAAAACTGCGTTTCTTGTTGAGTTAGCAAGTGGACTTAGAATTGGTGAACTTTTAGCTTTGCGCTGGAAAGATGTCAATTTCAAGGATGGATACATTGAAGTTAGACGGTCTTTACAGCGTGTAAGGATTTTTGATGGAGGCAATTCTAAAAAGACTGCACTTGCTTTTCAAGAACCTAAAACAGAAGCAGGTAAAAGAATAGTGCCTTTGCCACCAGTAATAATTGAAGAGTTAAAACAGCACAGAAAAAAACAGTTAGAAGAAAAACTGAAAGCTGGAGCGCTTTATGAAGATAACGATTTAGTATTTGCAACAGAGCTTGGTACCCCAATTGACCCAAGAAATTTTGAAAGGCTTTTTTACAGAATTAGAGAAAAAGCGGGACTTGACAAGAGTGTCAATTTTCATGCATTAAGACACACATATGCAACAAGGCTTTTAGAAGCAAATGAACATCCCAAAGTTGTTCAAGAGCTTTTAGGACACAAAGATATTTCTACAACCCTCAATATTTATTCTCATGTTATGCCTGAGATAAAGAAAGCTGCTGCAATGAAATTAAACAGTTTATTTGAGAATATAAAAACAAAGGGTAACCACTCCTAAGAAAGTGGAGTAGTTACCCTAAAATTTTACAGTTTCTCGGGTAGCTGTAAGGTAGCTGTAGAAAACGCACTTGTTATATTTTACCTATCCTCAAATCCCTTGATTTTCTTGGAGCTCCATGGGGGATTCGAACCCCCGACCGGTCGATTACGAATCGACTGCTCTGCCACTGAGCTAATGGAGCGCGTATGACATATATGTCATATACAATTATAATATTCTTCTTGACAACAAATCAAGAGTTATTAATACTTTATTTTGTATCTTGGCTAAAGAATTTAACTTCAAAGGGAGTGAGCTTTTAATTGAAGAGCCTTGTTGATTGCATTCACTGCTACCTAAAACAGGCAGTTTCATGTATGGAGATGATAAAAGTTCCCGATGAAAAAAAGATAGAAGTGCTCTATAATCTCATGGATTTCATAAAAACTTTGGAGCCTTCTGACTCACCAGCGTATAACTCTTCACTTGTATTGCTAAAAACATATGAGTATATAAATAATCCAGACCCATATTATGAAGCGAAAAAATCTTCAAACAAATTGGCACTTGAACTGTATCCAAGAGTGAAAGAAAAGGTACAAACAGCTGATGATACTCTTTATGAAGCGTTGAAAGTTTCTGTTGCAGGCAATGTTATTGACTTGGGGATTCAGAGAGATTTTGATATTGATAAGGAATTAGAACACGCGTTTGATTTTGGATTTTGGATTGATGACTATCCTCTATTAAAGGAAAAGATTGAGAAGGCAAAAGATGTAGTGATTGTCGGTGATAATGCAGGTGAGATTGTGTTTGATAAGGTATTGGTAGAAATTTTAAATAAAATGGGAAAAAATGTTTATTACATTGTGAAGTCTAAGCCCGTACTTAACGATGCTACGTTAGAAGATGCAGAGGAAGTTTCTATGAGCAGAATAGCAAATGTTGTTGAGAGCGGAGCAGGGCTTTTGGGAGTTCCAAAAGACTTTATTTCTGAGCAACTCAAAAATCTTATATCTACTGCTGATGTGATTATTTCAAAAGGGCAGGCAAACTTTGAGACTGTGGATGACTTTGAAGATGTTCAACCCAATGTTTTTTATCTTTTGAAAATAAAATGCGAATACTTAGCCAAAAAACTAAAATTCAAGCAGGGCAGCTTGGTGCTCATAAATGGTGAGAAATTAAAAGAGAGAAAAGAGAAATATCTTTTAAAGTAAGACAAACAATATAAGTTTTATGAGGTTCTTCTAAAAAACTCAAAACTCTTTTTATCCTGCAAAAGTATATGAGAATAGTCTCCAACCTCAGTATTTTCAAAGAGCTTGTGACCTTCATTTTCGCAGTCATTACATGCGTCGTGTGGAATTACTATGGCTAAAACCCTATATCCCAAACAAAGAGAGTCTATTAATATTAGACCTGAGCATTTTTTGCAGTTCTTTATTTTTTCAAGCTGATTTTCTCTGAATCCCATTGTGTCATAATAAATGGATTTTTTTCTGACATAATAATCTTGATTTGCCATTTTGATTTTGTATTCTCTTTCTTCTTTTGATTTCCATATACTGTATACATGTTCACAAAGCCGTTTGATATAATCAGTTGTTCTTTGAGACTGTTTAAGTCTTTCAGGATTGTAATCAGGTTCTTTTATGTTTGAATAATCAATACCTGCAAGTGCAAATATTATACCTAAATTGACGTAAGGAAGAGCACTTTCAATAGAATACCCGCCTTCTAAAACAGAAATATTTGGACTTAACTTTTCTGTGAGTTTTGCGTATCCTTGTGCTGAAAAGTTCATGTTTGTTAGTGGGTCAGAATAATGGTTGTCCTGCCCTGCTGAGTTTATTATGATATCAGGCTTAAATTCTTCTAAAACAGGGATGATAAGATTGTCTAAGCAATATAAAAAGCCATCATCAGATGTATACGGTGGCAAGGGCAGATTCAAAGTATAACCAATTGCTGATGGTCCCCCTATTTCGTCAGTAAAACCAGTGCCGGGATATAGGGTTGTGCCATCTTGGTGCAGAGAAATAAACAAGACATCTTTGTCGTTCCAAAAGATATCCTGTGTTCCATCACCATGATGACAGTCAGTGTCTATTATTGCTATCTTTTTAATTTTATATTCTTTTCTTAAATATTCCACCATTATCGCCTCATTGTTTATAATACAAAATCCTCTGTCGCCATATGTTACTCTGTGTGCATGATGGCCGGGTGGTCGAATAAGAGCAAAGCCTTTCTCTACTTCCTTTGACAGAACCTTTTTAGCAATAGTTATTGCTGAGCCTGCAGCTATCTTGTGAGATACGGTAACAATTGAAGAAATAGTAGGAATGCAAAAATGGGTCATCTCTATATATTTTGAGTCAATCATTTCAGGATTGTAAATTTTTATATTTTCATAGTCAAAAAGTCCCTCTTCTTCTATCTGGTCAATTGTATACAAAAGTCTTTCTTCTCTTTCAGGATGCGTTGGAGAAATTCTCCAGTCAAAGGCAGGAAAGAGTATGAGTCCTAAACTATTTTTTGCTTTTAACATCTTGTCTCACTTCCTAAAAAATCAATCTCTCAAATTTAAAAGCTTGGGTTTTAACTGAGCTTTAATTCTAATCATTCTTCCACAGAATCTAAAATTTCTTATCATATTAAATGAACTTTCATCTACAATCTCTATATCGTCTTGATTTTTAGCTTCTCTGCACTCTAAGACCTTTTCAATTAAAACCTTCTTTGCCTGGTCAATAGTAAAATCTGCAGGAATATTATGATATATATTTAGCTCTGGAATTATCATTTTGCCTTGGATAGTGTCTGCAACTAAGTTGTACTCTTTTGAGATTGAGCCGATCGCACAACCAATTGCGTTTGCAACCATGTAATATTTCGGAACTTCAACTTTTATTTTAAACTTGTTCTCTAAATAAGGTTTTAAAAGCTGAGCTGGTCCACCAATTAGAATTATCTTCTGAGGTGCGAATTTTTCTCCATACAATAGCTTATTTATGGTATAAACTGGAAGATTATTGATGTACTCAATTCCCTCTTTCAATTTTTCTTCTATCATTGCTACTGCCCTGCTTATCACTAATTTACAAAAGTCTTCTTGGCTCATATTCAGCTGAGAAGATAAAGACTTTAAACGAACATTTACAGGACTTTCAGAGTGTGAACTTGAAAATTGAAGAACATCATGCAAAGTAGCAAACTCATTTTTGTCCTGTTCATACCATCTTTTTGTTTCTGGTCCTATCTTAATTGTATTATCTACTATTTTAACAATACTTTCAGCCCCCAGCCCCACAGAACGTGAATATATTGATCTTACCAAAGTAGGATACTTTCCAATTTTTGCTCCATATGGTTCAAGAACAAGATTACCGTTTGACAAGAACGCAATGTCAGTTGTTGTTCCACCAATGTCAATTATGACTGCATTTTTTGCAAAATTAGATAAGACAAATCCGCCTTGAGCAGATGCAGCTGGACCTGAGAGAATAGAGAATATCGGAAAATTTTCAATATTTTGCAAATTTACAATTCCCCCATCTGGCTTTTGAATAAATATCTTCTCAAGAGGAATTTTTCTTTCTTGTGAAAATGTTAAAATACTTTTATAAAACATGTTAAATGTACTGTGGACTGCACAGTTCAAGTATGTGGAAAAAACTCTTCGGGGAAAGTTGAGTTTGCCAGAAAGTTTGTAGCCAACTGACATAAATTTAAAGTTGTATTCTTTAGCTGCCTCATACACAGCAAGTTCATGCTGTGGATTTCGAACAGAGAACTTGCCAACAATGCCCAAGTTTTCTATACCTTCTTGTTTAAAGCTATGCAAAGCGTTCTTTACGCTTTCGATATTTACTGGTTTTACCTCTATGCCTCTGTTATTTATATATCCATCTGCCAAAAAATTCATATCACCACACATCAAAAATTCAGGATTTGATCCAATACCGTTTTCTATTATCATTCCAACCTTATCTAAATTATTTTGAACTATTGCGTTTGTAGTAACGGTTGTACTGAGTGTTATTCTTTCAAGGTTCGAAATTATCTCTTTAGATATAAACTGGTTTAAACTTTCTAATACAGAGTCTATTAAACTTCTACCACGTTCGAATTTTTTAAATGCAACAACTTTTCCGTTTTCTATTGCCACTGTGTCGATGGTTGTACCACCAACATCAAGGCCTATTATCATTTTTAACTTCACCTTGCTTTTCAAAAGTATATTTTACTTCATCTAATATTATAACCCTTTCTTGATTTTATGGGTAAAAATACTTTAAAATAGATAGTAGTCAAGTAGGAGTTTTTATTTTTCTTCGAATAAAGATTTTTTTACAATAACATTGAAAGGATTGGTTGCATTATCATGATTAAAAGTATGACGGGTTACGGTGGATGTAAAAGAATAATAAATGAGAGGGAATACAGCGTTGACATAAGAAGTGTAAACCACAGATACTTAGAAATAAACTTGAAGATGCCTAAAGAGTTTATCAAATTTGAAAATGAGATAAAAAATGTTGTTTCGCAATATATTTGCCGTGGAAAGGTTGATATATATATTAGTTTTAAAAGCTTCAGCGAAAAAGACTACAGGATTATTCCTAACATAGGGATAATGAAGCAGTACTTGGAAGCAATAAATAGGGTTAGGGAAAACTTTTCGGAAATTCAGGACGATTTTAGCCTTTCGACTTTTATAAAACTTCCAGATGCCCTTGTGATTGAGACTGAAGAACTTGACATCAGTACTGTAAAGTCTGAGCTTTTGGATTGTATTGAAGAGGCACTTCAAAATTTAGATAAAATGAAAAAGATAGAAGGTGAAAATCTTAAAAAGGATATTCTGATGAGATTAGAAACCATCAGAGCTTTGGTGAGTAGAATAGAAGAGTATTCAAAGGATTTAGTTGAAAATTACAGAGAAAAACTTTACAAACGGGTAAGCGAATATTTCGATTTAAAAAACATTGATGAAAACAGACTTATGCTGGAGATAACACTGTTTGCTGACAAAAGTGATATAACAGAAGAGCTTGTGAGGCTTAAGAGTCATATAAGTCAGTTTGCTGAGTGTTTAGAAGCTGGAGGAAGTATTGGCAAAAAACTTGACTTTATAGTTCAAGAGATGAACAGAGAGACAAATACAATTGGCGCTAAATCTACTATTTTTGAAATCTCCCAATGTGTTGTAAGTCTTAAAGATGAGCTTGAAAAAATCCGTGAACAAGTTCAAAATATTGAATAGAGGTGAGTTTGTTTTGAGCAATAGCGGTAATATAAAACTGATAAATATTGGGTTTGGTAACATAGTTTCAGCGAACAGGCTGATAGCAATAGTAAGTCCTGATTCAGCACCTATAAAGAGAATAATCCAGGAAGCAAGAGAAAGAGGTATGTTGATTGATGCCACATATGGCAGAAGAACGAGAGCGGTAATAATAACTGACGCTGACTATGTAATACTTTCTTCTGTTCAGCCTGAGACTGTAGCACACAGAATTATAGAACCTGAAGAAGAGTTTGAAGAAGAAGACATTGAAGTTGAAGATGAGGATGACAAAAAATGAGAGAAGGACTTTTGATTGTGATTTCAGGGCCAGCAGGGACTGGAAAGGGTACAGTTGTTGGAAGGCTTCTTGAAAAAAATCCCAATATTAAACTTTCAATTTCCAAAACAACAAGAAAGCCAAGGCCAGGGGAAAAAGAGGGTGTGAATTATTTTTTTGTCTCGCGCGAGCAATTTGAAGAAGAGATTAAAAATGAAAGATTTTTAGAATATGCTGAGTATAACAATAACTATTATGGTACGCCCAAAGACTTTGTCTTTGAAGCATTGGGAAAAGGCTATGATGTAATTTTGGAGATTGAAACAAAAGGAGCACTTCAGATTAAAAAAGTATTTTCGGATGCAGTACTGATATTTTTACTGCCACCATCCATAGAAGAGCTTTACAAAAGACTTGTAAAAAGAGGCACTGAGTCGGAAGATGAAATAAGAGCAAGGCTTGAGATTGCCAAGAACGAGATAAAACTTGTGCCAGAGTATGACTATTGTGTTATAAATGATAATGTGGATGATGCTGCTGAAAAGATACAAAAGATTATTGAAGTTGAGAAACTAAAGAGTAGGAGATTTGATATACAAAGTTTTTTGAAGGAGTGAATGAAGAATGCTTTTGCGACCAGGGCTTGACGAGCTTTTAAAGTATGTGGACAATAAATACACACTTTCTGTACTTGTTGCAAAAAGAGCAAGACAACTTCTTCAGCAGGCACAAAAAAAGGTTGATATTACCAATTTTAACTCTGACAAGTATGTTACAATGGCAGTAAATGAAGTTGCTTCTGGGAAGATTTCTTACAAGTACGTAAAGCCGGTGAAAAAGAATGAGATTAAAAAATAAAAACGTATTAATAGGAATATGCGGTGGGATAGCAGCATACAAGGTATGCGAGCTTATAAGACTTTTAAAGAAAAATGAAGCAAACGTAAAGGTAATAATGACAAAAAATGCCCAAAAGTTTATAACTCCTTTGACACTGCAAACTCTTTCTCAGAACAAGGTTTATACAGACACTTTTGAGAGCGAATATTTCTACGATATAGAACATATCTCTCTTACAACATGGGCAGATATTCTTGTGGTGGCTCCTGCAACTGCAAATATAATTGGGAAATTTGCAAATGGTATTGCTGATGATTTGCTGACCACAACGTTTTTGGCATTTGACAAACCTGTGCTAATTGTGCCTGCAATGAATTCAAACATGTTCGAAAATGCTATTGTGAAGCAAAATATTCACAAGCTAAAATCGATTGGGATAAACTTTGTCGAGCCTGAATCAGGGTTTTTGGCTTGCGGTGTGTATGGCAAGGGAAGATATCCAGAAAATCAAAAAATATTGATTGAGATAGAAAAGCTTCTTTGCAGTCAAGACTTGGCAGGAAAGAAAGTTCTCATTACTGCAGGACCTACAAGGGAATATTTAGACCCTATCAGGTTTATTTCAAACAGATCATCTGGCAAAATGGGTTATGCCTTAGCTGAAGAGGCATACAAAAGAGGAGCTCAAGTTACAGTCGTCTCAGGTCCAGTGAGTATCAACACCTATGCTGACATAGAAATTATACACGTGCAAACAGCTTCTCAGATGTATCAGAAGGTAAAAGAGATTTACGAGCAGTACGATATACTAATCTTTTCTGCAGCTGTGGCAGATTATAGACCTAAAACTACGAGCCAAAACAAGATTAAAAAGGAAAACAAGGATGAACTTACTATTGAACTTGTTAAAAATCCAGATATCTTAAAGTTTGTGGGAGAGAATAAAAAACCGAATCAAGTAATCGTGGGGTTTTCAGCAGAGACAGAGAATGTTTTAGAGAACTCTCAAAAGAAATTAGAAGCAAAAAATGCTGATTTGATTGTTGCAAACAATGTGCTTGAAGAGGGTGCAGGTTTTGATGTTGATACAAACATTGTAACACTCATATCAAAAGAAAAGGTAGAAAATCTTCCGAAAATGAGCAAAAGTGAAGTTGCTAAAAGGATTTTCGACCATGTAGTGACTTACCTCTGCAAAATGTAGCAGAGGTAATAATTTTTAATGGATGGAGTTTGGGTTTTAAGATGATAGCTCAGGTTTGTATTAACTACCAGGACGCCAATGTTGATAAGGTATTTGATTATTTGGTACCAACACATCTTGAAAATAGCATTGAGATAGGGAAAAGAGTGTATGTAAGCTTTGGAGTTTCAAATAGAATTGTGGAAGGGCTTGTTGTTGGGATAAAGCAAACTACTGATATAGAGGAAAATAAGATAAAGTGCGTGCTTGCTGTAATTGATAAGTTTTCAATTGTTTCAAAGGAACAGATAGAACTTGCTTTTTCAATGAAAAATTACTATGCGTTGAATTTGGGTGAGGCTTTGTCACTTGTTATACCTCCTTTTGTGAGCAGCAAACAGATATATAATATCTGTGCAAAAAAGTGTGAAGAAAATAAGAACTTAGATGATGATCTAAAAGAACTGTATGAAAGTATTTTGAAAAAACCTGTAAGCATAAATTCAAAGCTTGTGAAAGAGAACAAAGAAAAAATAGTAAAACTCTTTTTGGAAGGGCTTTTGGAGTTTGATTTAAAGAATTTTGATACAAGAGAAAATACTGAGAAAAATCTGCCGCGGGTAGAACCAGAGTTTAATTTAACTGAAGAACAGAACAAAGCCCTAAATAATATAATCTCTGCGTTTGATGAAGGAGGATACAGAAATATTCTCTTATTTGGAGTCACAGGAAGTGGGAAAACAGAGGTTTATATAAGAGCGATACAATATGTAATTGAAAAAGGCAAGAGTGTCATATTTATGGTACCAGAAATCTCACTCACACCACAGATGATAGAAAATGTTCAAAGTAGAATAGGCAACAAGGTTTTAGTATATCACAGCAAAATGAAAAGTATAGACAGGCTAAATAGTTGGCTTGCTGCCAGAAACAAAGAGGCGGTTGTGGTGATTGGTCCGCGATCAGCAGTTTTTGCCCCTGTCAAGAACCTTGGTCTTATAATTGTCGATGAAGAGCATGAACCAAGCTATAAATCTGAAAAATCGCCGCGGATAAATGCTGTTGAGGTTGCCCAGATGAGAGCTAAAATTAATAATATACCCATTATACTTGGCTCTGCAACTCCATCTATTGAGCATTATTATTATGCTAAAAAAGGAAAGTATTCTCTTTGTACATTGAAAAATAGAATAAACAAGACCCTGCCAGAAGTTTTGATTGTTGATATGAAAAAAGAAATCTTAGAAGGTAACAAGTCCATTTTTAGCAGGCTTTTACTTAGTGAAATAGAGAACAACTTGAAAAAAGGGGAGCAGGTTCTCCTTTTTTTAAACAGGAGAGGTTATTCTCCAATTGTTATATGCCGTGAGTGTGGCTACGTTTATATGTGTAAAAACTGCAGTATTTCACTTACATACCACAAAGAGGGGTATTTGAAATGTCACTACTGCGGGTATAAAGAGGAATATAAAGGTGTGTGTACAAAATGTAACAGCAGGTATGTCAGACAATATGGTAGTGGCACCCAGAAGATAGAGGAAGAGATAAAAGCGTACTTTAAAGATGCAAGGGTTTTGCGTATGGACAGTGATACAACTTCAAAAAAAGATGCGACAGAACAGATTGTGAAAAAGTTCAGGGAAAAAGAGGCAGATATTCTTGTTGGTACGCAGATGATTGCAAAAGGTTTGCACTTTCCTGACTTGACCTTGGTGGGTGTGATAGATGCAGATATTCTTTTGAACATGCCAGATTTTAGGAGCAGAGAAAGAACATTTCAACTGCTTACACAGGTTGCAGGAAGGTCTGGCAGGGAAAAACCAGGAAAAGTTATAATTCAAACTTTTAACCCTGAAGATTACAGCATTGTGTTTGCTTCAAAGCACGACTATGAAAGCTTTTATGCCCAGGAAATGAAACTGAGAAAAATGATGGTATATCCACCGTATTCTTATGTAGTTAACTTTGTTACAGTAGCAAGGGAAGAGAATATGGCAAAAAGAGGAATAGAGCATGTATATGCTTTGCTCAAGGAGAATGAAATGGAGAATGACATGAAAATTTATGGTCCAAGTGAAAATCCCATCTTTAAAATAGAAAACCAGTACAGGTATCACATATTGGTAAAGTTCAAAAGAGCTGGGCAGATGATTAGTATAGCAAATCTAATCAAAGAAAGATATAATTATAGTAACGCGTCGCTTATCATCGACGTAAATCCTTTGGATACACTTTAAAAAACAGGAGGGTTTAAATTTAGACAAATGGCACTGAGAAAGATAAGAACATATGAAGATGAGATACTGCGCAAAAAATCGAAGGTTGTTGAGAAATTTGACCAGCGACTTTGCCAGCTTCTTGACGATATGAAAGACACCATGTATGAAGCAAACGGCATTGGTCTTGCAGCGCCGCAGGTGGGAGTACTCAAAAGAGCAGTTGTGATTGATATAGGAGAAGGAGCAATTGAACTTGTCAATCCCGAAATAGAACAAGTAGAAGGAAGTGCTGTGGATGTAGAAGGTTGTCTTTCTGTCCCAAACGTGTGGGGTGAGGTGGAAAGACCACAGAAAGTGGTAGTAAAAGCTCAGGATAGGTTTGGAAATGAGTTTAGACTTGAAGCAGAGGGGCTTTTAGCAAGGGCTGTGTGTCATGAGATAGATCATCTTGATGGTATTTTGTTTGTTGACAAGGTTATACGATTTGTATCTGAAGAGGAGATCGAGCAAAGGCGCTCAAGAGGCGATAAGATGGATTTAGAATAAATTGCTTGGGTTTTAGAAAGGGGAAAGTGAATTGGACATTGTGTTTATGGGAACACCAGATTTTGCAGTTGATATTTTGCAAAAACTGATTCAAGAGCCTTTTGTCAATTTAAAACTTGTTGTGACCCAACCTGACAAACCTGTTGGGAGAAAAAGAATATTGACAGCACCAGCTGTCAAGGAGTTTGCTCAAAAGGTTGGAAAAGATGTTGTTCAACCAGAAAAGCTAAAGAATAACGAGGAGTTTTTTGAACTTCTAAAAGAAATAAATCCTGATACAATCGTAGTTGTTGCATATGGGAAAATTCTTCCCAAAGAAGTGCTTGAGATACCCAAGTATGGCTGCATAAATGTTCATGCTTCCCTTTTACCAGAGTACAGAGGAGCTGCACCAATTCAAAGAGTACTTATGGATGGAAAGGAATATACAGGTATTACCATTATGAAAATGGACGAGGGATTAGACACAGGAGATATTCTTCTTCAGAAAAAAGTTAAAATTGAAAATGATGATGACATTTTAACACTTTCAAAAAAGCTTGCAGAAGTGGGTAGCCAGCTTTTAATTGAAACTTTGAGGAATATCGAAAATATAACTCCTGTAAAACAGGACCACAGCAGAGCAACATATGCCCCACCTATCAAAAAGGAAGAAGGAAATATTGACTGGAATATGAGTGCGAAGGAAATTTATAATAGATTTAGAGCTCTTAAAATATGGCCAGGAATTTTCACAACTTTCAAAGGAAAACTTTTAAAAATTCACGATATTGAAATTGCTCAGGATAATAAAGACAATATTAATAGTAATGTACCAAATGGTACTGTAGTTGAGATAGATGACAGCAGCATTATAATAAAAGTTAGAGATGGACTGATAAGACTTAAACTTCTTCAGCTTGAAGGTGGAAAAAAGATTGGAGCAAGAGACTTTGTCAATGGGTATAAAATAAAAAAAGGAGATGTTTTAGCCTAAAATCAGGGGAGAGGATGAAAAGTGTTTTACTATTTTGACCCTTTGTATCTTGTGTTTGCTATTCCTGCATTTTTGATATCTCTTATAGCCCAAATGAGGGTCCAGATGGTTTTTTCAAAGTATTCCAGAGTCAGAACATTTTCAGGGCTGACAGGTGCCGAGGTTGCCAAAAATATACTGTGGTCCAACGGTATTTATGATGTCAGAGTAGAATATGTACCGGGACTTTTGACAGACCATTACGACCCGCGATTTAGAGTGCTCAGACTATCACAGGGGGTTTTTGATTCCAATTCTGTTGCTGCAGTTGGAGTTGCTGCACATGAGGCAGGGCATGCCATTCAGCACTACCAAAAATATCCGTGGCTGGCTCTTAGAACTGCCATGGTACCTGTTGTGAATATAGGGTCGAATTTGGCTTTTCCGCTTATTTTGATAGGGCTTTTACTGAAGAATGGAGATATATTTATAAATCTTGG
The sequence above is drawn from the Caldicellulosiruptor bescii DSM 6725 genome and encodes:
- a CDS encoding Uma2 family endonuclease; translated protein: MEARIPKLYTYADYLQLPQDARVELIDGIIYDMSPAPSRVHQEIVIELATLIKNYLKSSNKPCKVYTAPFDVVLIEEGQDEKQATNVVQPDISIICDKKKLTEKGCVGVPEMIIEVVSQNNPAHDYIRKLNLYTQFGVKEYWIVNPYEQNIFVYVYRPETGYSYPKVYTFNDKIKVSLFEDLMIDFAQIKEVL
- a CDS encoding tyrosine-type recombinase/integrase translates to MPTKTKKRGNNEGSIYKRKDGLWCGQITIGRDENGRQKRQYFYGKTRQEVAEKIAKTLNDLANGVYVDPAKTTLKDWLNTWLWEYKKQTLRPSTFKDYLCYIERHINPAIGHYKLKDLRPEHLQALYNAKYQEGLSISTIKQIHTVLHSALDQALKNGLVNRNVSEATTLPKGKPKREIRILSLEEQQRFIAALEGERLKTAFLVELASGLRIGELLALRWKDVNFKDGYIEVRRSLQRVRIFDGGNSKKTALAFQEPKTEAGKRIVPLPPVIIEELKQHRKKQLEEKLKAGALYEDNDLVFATELGTPIDPRNFERLFYRIREKAGLDKSVNFHALRHTYATRLLEANEHPKVVQELLGHKDISTTLNIYSHVMPEIKKAAAMKLNSLFENIKTKGNHS
- a CDS encoding damage-control phosphatase ARMT1 family protein, which codes for MKSLVDCIHCYLKQAVSCMEMIKVPDEKKIEVLYNLMDFIKTLEPSDSPAYNSSLVLLKTYEYINNPDPYYEAKKSSNKLALELYPRVKEKVQTADDTLYEALKVSVAGNVIDLGIQRDFDIDKELEHAFDFGFWIDDYPLLKEKIEKAKDVVIVGDNAGEIVFDKVLVEILNKMGKNVYYIVKSKPVLNDATLEDAEEVSMSRIANVVESGAGLLGVPKDFISEQLKNLISTADVIISKGQANFETVDDFEDVQPNVFYLLKIKCEYLAKKLKFKQGSLVLINGEKLKERKEKYLLK
- a CDS encoding histone deacetylase family protein, producing the protein MLKAKNSLGLILFPAFDWRISPTHPEREERLLYTIDQIEEEGLFDYENIKIYNPEMIDSKYIEMTHFCIPTISSIVTVSHKIAAGSAITIAKKVLSKEVEKGFALIRPPGHHAHRVTYGDRGFCIINNEAIMVEYLRKEYKIKKIAIIDTDCHHGDGTQDIFWNDKDVLFISLHQDGTTLYPGTGFTDEIGGPSAIGYTLNLPLPPYTSDDGFLYCLDNLIIPVLEEFKPDIIINSAGQDNHYSDPLTNMNFSAQGYAKLTEKLSPNISVLEGGYSIESALPYVNLGIIFALAGIDYSNIKEPDYNPERLKQSQRTTDYIKRLCEHVYSIWKSKEEREYKIKMANQDYYVRKKSIYYDTMGFRENQLEKIKNCKKCSGLILIDSLCLGYRVLAIVIPHDACNDCENEGHKLFENTEVGDYSHILLQDKKSFEFFRRTS
- a CDS encoding hydantoinase/oxoprolinase family protein, encoding MIIGLDVGGTTIDTVAIENGKVVAFKKFERGRSLIDSVLESLNQFISKEIISNLERITLSTTVTTNAIVQNNLDKVGMIIENGIGSNPEFLMCGDMNFLADGYINNRGIEVKPVNIESVKNALHSFKQEGIENLGIVGKFSVRNPQHELAVYEAAKEYNFKFMSVGYKLSGKLNFPRRVFSTYLNCAVHSTFNMFYKSILTFSQERKIPLEKIFIQKPDGGIVNLQNIENFPIFSILSGPAASAQGGFVLSNFAKNAVIIDIGGTTTDIAFLSNGNLVLEPYGAKIGKYPTLVRSIYSRSVGLGAESIVKIVDNTIKIGPETKRWYEQDKNEFATLHDVLQFSSSHSESPVNVRLKSLSSQLNMSQEDFCKLVISRAVAMIEEKLKEGIEYINNLPVYTINKLLYGEKFAPQKIILIGGPAQLLKPYLENKFKIKVEVPKYYMVANAIGCAIGSISKEYNLVADTIQGKMIIPELNIYHNIPADFTIDQAKKVLIEKVLECREAKNQDDIEIVDESSFNMIRNFRFCGRMIRIKAQLKPKLLNLRD
- a CDS encoding YicC/YloC family endoribonuclease, which gives rise to MIKSMTGYGGCKRIINEREYSVDIRSVNHRYLEINLKMPKEFIKFENEIKNVVSQYICRGKVDIYISFKSFSEKDYRIIPNIGIMKQYLEAINRVRENFSEIQDDFSLSTFIKLPDALVIETEELDISTVKSELLDCIEEALQNLDKMKKIEGENLKKDILMRLETIRALVSRIEEYSKDLVENYREKLYKRVSEYFDLKNIDENRLMLEITLFADKSDITEELVRLKSHISQFAECLEAGGSIGKKLDFIVQEMNRETNTIGAKSTIFEISQCVVSLKDELEKIREQVQNIE